GATCTCCTCGGAGCGGAGGCCCGTCGCCTCGAGGACGGTGGCCTCGTCGAGCTTCAGCAGGTACTCGCGCAGTTCGTCGAGGCCCTCGCAGTGCTCCTCGAGGAACGCGTGGTCCAGCACGGTCCCGGGGTTCTTCGCCTCGGCCTCGAAGACGCGCTTCGACACGGCCTGCAGCAGGGCCATGTCACCGCCGAGCCGGACCTGGATGAACTGGTCGGCGATCTCCGTGCCCTTGCCCGCCACGCCGCGGACGGTCTGCGGGTTCTTGTAGCGCTTGAGGGCCGCTTCCGGGAGTGGGTTGACGGCGACGATCTGGCCGCCGTTGCGCTTGCAGTTCTCGAGCTCGGTGAGCATGCGCGGGTGGTTCGTGCCCGGGTTCTGGCCCATGACGATGATCAGGTCGGCGTTCTCGTAGTCCTGGAACGTGACCGTCGCCTTGCCGATCCCGATGGTCTGGCCCATGGCCCAGCCGGAGGACTCGTGGCACATGTTGGAGCAGTCGGGCAGGTTGTTGGTGCCGAAGGCACGGGCGAAGAGCTGGTAGAGGAAGGCGGCCTCGTTCGAGGTGCGGCCGCTGGTGTAGAAGGCGGCCTCGTCGGGGGAGTCGAGGCTCTTCAGCTTGGTCCCGATGATCTCGAAGGCCTCGTCCCAGCTGACGGGCCGGTAGTGGTCCTCGCCGGCCGGCTTGTAGACGGGCTCGACGAGCCGGCCCTGCATGCCGAGCCAGAACTCGGACCGCTCCCGCAGGTCGCTGAGGGAGTTCTCGGCCCAGAAGTCGGAGGAGATGACCACGGGCGCTGCTTCCCAGGTGACGGCCTTGGCACCGTTCTCGCAGAACTCGAAGGTCTTGCGCTTGGCGGGATCCGGCCAGGCGCAGCTGGGGCAGTCGAAGCCGTCCTTGTGGTTCATCTTGAGGACGGTCTTCAGGGTGCGCTCCACCCCCATGTGCTCGAGCGCCGGCTTCATGGAGTAGTAGACGCCCGGCACGCCCGCAGCCCACCCCTTGGGCCGGTCCTCGACCCGGAGGTTCTCCTCGTCGGGCTCGATCACTCGGGGTTCCTTGCGTGTCATGGCGAACATCCTTCTCCGCGGCCCGGGTAGGGCTCCTCGGCAGGCGATCCGACTGCCCTTGTGTATCAGGCCTAACAGGGTGTCGCACCGAACCGCAAGCATCCTGCGAAGATTCCGGCATTGCTTGACGGGGACCCGGGCGTCGAAGGGGCCCCGCGACGCTTCGAGCGGGCTCATTATGCACGCGGGAACGGCATCTTTGGAGGGGGGAGGAGCCAGCGTTTATTTAGTTGACCTAACGAAACGAGAAGCGTACAGTTACTTAGAGCAACAAAGTATACGAGGCCAGGAGTACCCATGTCAGTAGCTCAGCACACCGCTGCAGAGCTGGTGCACCACATCTTCGACCTGCAGCGTGCCCTGCGGGGAGTCACCGCAGCAGGGATGAAGTACTCGGAGCTGGGCCCCGCCCATACCGGCGTGCTCTTCTTCATCGGGGAGGGCGGCCCGATGCGCGCATCGGCCCTCGCCGGGAGGCTCGGCATCGGACCGTCCGCCTTGAGTCGGCAACTCGCCGACCTCGAGCAGTACGGCTTCGTGGTCCGGTCACCCGATCCGCAGGACGGCCGGGCCTGCCTGCTGTCGCTGTCGGAGGAGGGGCAGAAGTACCTCGCCGAGACGTACGAGCGCAGGGCGGAGACGCTGCGGGAGATCCTCTCCGACTGGACGGAGGGCGAGGCCGAGGCGGCGTCGTCGTCGGTCCAGCACCTCACCGCCGCCCTCCGCTCCGCCGCCCACCCCCACGGGGCGGCGTCGTCCGGGTCCACGGACCCCACCAGGGCACCACGCACCACCGCACACCGCACGGGCAACGACGGCCGTCACCACCTGGACCCCATGTCCGAGATCATGAAGGAAGAACGCTGATGGCCACCCATTCCACCAAGGCGAGGACCACTGTGGTCCCCGAGCCGCAACCGGCTGCCGCCTCCCATCACGGGGCCGGCGAGCCGATGACCCACAAGCAGATCCTGCAGGCGCTCACGGGTCTGCTCGCAGGCCTGTTCACGGCGATCCTGAGCAGCACCATCGTCGCCAACGCCCTGCCCACGATCATGAGCGACCTCAACGGCTCCCAGACGGACTTCGCCTGGGTCATCACGGCCGCACTGCTCGCCAACGCGGCGACCACCCCCATCTGGGGGAAGTTCGCCGACCTGTTCGACAAGAAGGTCCTGGTCCAGGCCAGCATCGTCATCTTCGTGGCGGGCTCGGTACTCGCGGGCTTCGCCGAGAGCATCCCGCTGCTCCTCACGGCACGCGTCATCCAGGGTGTCGCCATGGGTGGCCTCACCGCCCTGGCGCAGGCCATCATCGGCACCATCATCGCGCCGCGCGAGCGTGGCCGGTACTCCGGCTACATGGGCGGCGTCATGGCCGTGGCGACCGCCGGCGGGCCTCTCCTCGGCGGCTTCATCGTGGATTCCCCGCTCGGCTGGCGCTGGACGTTCTTCGTCTGCGTGCCGCTCGCGATCATCGCCCTCGTGCTCCTGCAGGTCACGCTGAAGCTCCCCGACACGCGCCGTAAGGCACGGATCGACTGGCTGGGCTCCATCCTGCTCACCGCGGGTGTCAGCCTGCTCCTCATCTGGGTTTCCTTCGCGGGCAAGGAGGGCTACTACGAGTGGTTCTCCCGCGAGACCGCCCTGATGGTCGGCGGCAGCGTCATCCTGCTGGCGCTCCTCCTCCTCGTGGAGTCGAAGGTGGCCGAGCCGGTCATCCCGCTCAAGATCATCTCCCAGCGGACCACGGCCCTCGCCATCATCGCCTCTGTCGCCGTCGGTATCGCGCTGTTCGCCAGCTCGAGCTACCTCGGCCAGTACTACCAGGTGGCCCGTGGCGCCACGCCCACCGAGGCCGGCCTGCTCACCCTGCCCATGATCGCCGGCAACCTGCTGGGCTCCATCGGCGCCGGGCAGCTCGTCACGAAGTACGGCAAGTGGAAGCGGTACCTCATCGCAGGTTCCCTGTTCCTCATCGCGGGCCTCGGGTTCGCGGGCACCATCGACCACGAGACCGCACTCTGGCTCGTCGGCATCTACACGTTCGTCTTCGGCCTGGGCCTCGGCCTCATGCTGCAGAACCTCGTCCTCGCGGTCCAGAACACCGTGGCCGTCAAGGACATCGGCTCCGCCAGCGCGTCCGTCGCGTTCTTCCGGTCGATGGGCGGTGCCGCGGGCGTCGCGGTCCTGGGTGCCATCCTCGGTACGCAGGTCGAGTCCAAGACCACCGAGGGCCTCGCTGCCGCCGGTATCCCCACCACGGGCGGTGCGGCGGGCGGTTCGCTCGACCTCGTCGACCTCCCTGCGCCGATCGCCGAGATCGTCCGCGCAGCCTATGGCGACAGCACGGCCATGATTTTCCAGATCACGGCGGTCATCGCGCTCGTCGCCCTCATCTGCGTGCTGTTCATCAAGGAGAGCCCGCTGCGGCGCACGGTCGACTTCGCCCAGGCGGCCCCCGCGGGTCCGGCAGCGTCGATGTCGCCCGCAGCCACGGGTACGTCGCCGGCAGTCGCCGGTGCCCAGCCTGCTGCTGGAGCAGCGGAGGACGCCGGGGCCGACACCGGGCGCCGGTCGCCTGAGCCGTCCGACGTCGTCGCGGTGCAGCCGTCCCACGGCCGGCACAGCGCGGGTCCCGTCGCCATCTCCAAGGCCGACGTCGACCGCGTGGTCCAGGAGCTGTCCGAACTGGACGCCGAGCTGTCGGATCGGGCGGACGCCAACCGCTGAGCACCAGCCGCTGAGGCTCACCGAACAGGCCACCGGGACATCCCGGTGGCCTGTTCGCGTTCCGGGGCCGGGCAGTTTGTTCCCTTGTTCCACAAACCTCTTGTCCCCGGCGGTGATGTGACGTAGCGTTCTGGTCACCGGTCATCGAAACGTTTAGACGACCGGCGACCGGGGGAGGAATGCCGGTCCATCGTCCGCTGACACAGGAGTCCGCATGGCCAACATCCACGACGTAGCCCGTGTCGCCGGTGTGTCCATCAGCACCGTCTCCTATGCCCTCAGTGGCAAGCGTCCGATCGGCGAGAAGACCCGGCTGCGCATCGACCAGGCCGTCCGCGAGCTCGACTACATGCCGAACGCCGCCGGACGGATGCTGGCCGGGACCAGGACGCGCATCTTCGCCCTGACGGCGCCCCTCCGGAGTGATACCTACACTCCCGCACACATGGCCTTCGTCCTGGCCGTGGCGACGGCGGCCCGGCAGTACGACTACGACGTCCTGCTCCTGACGGAGGACGAGGCGACGGACGGTCTCCGCCGCGTCTCCTCGAGCCGGCTCGTGGACGGCATCATCGTCCTCGACGTCTCCATCAACGACGAGCGGGCGGATCTCGTGCGGGCGCTCGGCGTACCGGCGGCCCTCATCGGCGTCCCGGGGAACGCGGAGGGACTCGTCTGCGTGGACCTCGATTTCGAGGCGGCAGCAGCGCTCGCGGTGGACCGGCTCGTCGACGCCGGGCATGCCTCGCTCGCCCTGCTGGGTCATCCGCAGGCCGTGTACGAGCGTGGCTCCAATTTCCCCACACGCTTCCGCGACGGCTTCCTGCGGAGGGCTTCCGAGCGGGGTGTCGATGCCCGCTTCTCGATGATGGAGAAGGATGCACCGGACGTCCGGTCGGCGCTCTTCGGTGTCCTCGATGCCGATCCTGCGCCCACCGGCCTCGTGGTCCACGCGGAGGAGGGTGTCCACAAGGTGGTCCTCGAGGCGATCGCGGGACGCGGGCTGTCCGTACCACGGGACCTGTCCGTGATCGCGGGCGTGCCGACCTTCGACACCTCCGGCTTCACGCCGCCGCTCGATTCCATCCCGCTGATCCCGGCGGACACCTGTACCCGTGCGGTCGAGCTGGCAGTCCGGCAGCTCGACGGCACCGTCGCACCGCGCGTCGAGCTCGTCGCGCCCACATACCGCGAACACGGTTCCGTCGCGGCACCCCGCCGGGGCTCGTAGCACCGGTCGTCCGTCTGTCGGCCCACCCCGGCAGGTCATTCGTCCAGTTGTCGAAACGTTTCGATCCAGCCCGGCCGTCTCTTCGGCCGGTCACCACTACAAGGGAGTAGCCATGAAGAAGAGCAGAATGATTCTGGGGGCCGCGTTCACGGCGGCGGCCCTCGCCCTGTCGGGATGTGCCGGGTCCGGTCCGGATGCCCAGTCGGGGTCCGGCGGCGAGGGGGACACCCTGAAGCTGTGGCACTTCGAGAGCGAGACGAGCGCCATGGGCATCGCCTGGGCCGAGGCCATCAAGGTGTTCGAGGAGGAGACGGGTGCCACCGTCGAGTTCGAGGAGCGCAGCTTCGAGCAGATCCGCTCCACCGCCAGCCAGGTGCTGAACTCGGACGAGGCCCCTGACCTCCTGGAGTACAACAAGGGCAACGCCACAGCCGGTCTGCTGTCCAGCCAGGGCCTGCTGTCCAACCTCGACGACGCCGTGGAGCAGTACGGCTGGGACGACAAGCTCGCGCCCTCGCTGCAGACCACGGCGAAGTACGACGAGCAGGGCATCATGGGGTCCGGCAGCTGGTTCGGTGTCCCCAACTACGGCGAGTTCGTGGAGGTCTACTACAACAAGGACATGTTCGCCGAGGCGGGCCTCGAGGTGCCCACGACGCTCGACGAGTTCGAGGACGTGCTGCAGAAGTTCTCCGACCAGGGCGTCACCCCGCTGGCCGAGTCGGCGGCGGAGTACCCGCTCGGCCAGCTCTGGTACCAGCTCGCACTCACCCAGGCGGACCGCGGCTGGGTCGAGGACTACCAGCTGTACAAGAACCCGGTGGACTGGCAGGGCGAGGAGGTCTCCTTCGCCACGGACACCGTCAAGGACTGGACCGACAAGGGCTACATCTCCACCAACTCCACGGGTTCGACGGCGGAGGACGCCGGCACCGCCTTCATCAACGGCACCAACCCGATCTTCGTCTCGGGCAGCTGGTGGCACAACCGGTTCACCACCGAGGCCACCGGCTTCGACTGGGGCACCTTCCTGTTCCCGGGGGCGGACCTCGCACCGGGCTCGGCGGGCAACATGTGGGCCGTGCCGGAGACCGCCGCCAACAAGGAGCTCGCCTACAAGTTCATCGACATCACGATGCGCCCCGAGATCCAGAACCTGATCGGCAACAACGGAGGCGTCCCGGTCGCCGCCGATCCGGCGGACATCACCGATGAGAAGAGCTCGGAGCTCATCGCGAACTTCAACGAGCTCACCGAGAAGGACGGCATCGCGTTCTACCCGGACTGGCCCACGCCCACGTTCTACGACGAGCTGAACGCCGGTCTCCAGGAACTGCTGAACGGCACCAAGACGCCGGAGGAGTTCCAGCAGCAGGTCGGGGACCAGTACCAGAGCGGTGTCGACGACATCGTCGGCTGACCCCGCATCATCCCGATCGCGCCGACCGGCTCATCCCGACGTCGGCGGCGCGGCCGGGACCACCCGACGAACCCTGCCCTGGAAGGTGCACGCCCATGGCGATCGCAACCCGGTCGAAGGAGCGCCCCGCGCGCCCGACCACCAGTCTCATCCCCGGCTCCAGCCGCAACTCCTTCTGGTTCTACCTCCTGCCCGGCCTCGCCCTGCTCACGCTCATCATCGTGGTGCCGCTGCTGTGGAACATCTACCTGACCTTCACCTCCTACCGCGGGATCCGTCCGCCGGAGTTCATCGGCCTCGAGAACTGGGTGGAGCTGTTCGGCGACACGACGTTCTGGACCTCGTTCCGGAACTCCGTGGCCATGATCATCGCGATGGTGGTGGTGCCCACGGTGCTGGGCCTCGTCCTCGCGGCGATGCTGTTCGACCTCATCGGGCGGAAGTTCGGTGGGCATCTCGCCAGCTTCCTCCGCGCCACCTACTACCTGCCGCAGATCCTGCCCGGCGTCATCGCGGCCATCGTCATCGGCTGGATCCTCCGGCCGGAGAACGGTGCCCTGAACCAGGTGCTCGCGGCCGTGGGCCTCGGGGGCCTGCAGGGCAACTGGCTCGGCGACCCCGATACGGCCCTGCCCAGCATCATGGTCATCATGGTCTGGGTGCAGCTCGGCTACCCCGTGGTCATCTTCATGGCGGCGCTGCAGCGCGTGGACCCGGAGCTGTACGAGGCGGCGGAGCTCGACGGCGCCAACTGGTTCCAGCGCTTCCGCGCCATCACCGTCAGCATCATCCGGCCCGAGATCTTCGTGGTCACCCTCACCTGCGCGATCGCCGCGCTCAAGGTCTTCGGCCCCATCTACGCCCTGACCGGCGGCGGACCCGGCACCTCGACGATCGTCCCGGCGTACTACGCGTACAGCGAGTTCTTCCAGTCCCAGCAGGTGGGCTACGGCGCGACCATCGCCACCGCGCTGACGGTGGTCATCGCCGTCGTCAGCATCATCTTCGTCCTCGTGCAGACGAGGCTCGAGCGCAACGAGGAGGCACGCTGATGGCCGTTCCCACCCTGACCCGCGAAGCGGTCCAGGAACCACCCCGTCAACGACGGCGCAGCGGGCGGGCGCGCAGGACCGCCGGCGACTGGGTGATCCTCGCGGTGGCCGTGCTGATCGGGCTGCTCATCGCCGTCCCGTTCCTGCTCATCCTCGCCAACTCGTTCAAGTCGCCCGCCGACTACGCCACGGGCGGGCCGCTGTCCCTTCCGTCGGCGCTCTCCTTCGATGGCATCACCGCCTTCTGGGAGCGCGTCGACTTCCCCCGGAAGCTGTGGAACAGCTTCTTCATCAGCGGTGTGGTGGCGGTGCTCGCCGTCGGGATCTCGATGTTCAACGCCTTCGCGCTCGGCATCGGGCGGGTCCGTGGCCGGACCTGGCTGGTGCTGCTGATCCTGCTCGCCAACATGCTGCCGCAGGAGGTGCTGCTCTACCCGCTGTACTTCATGTTCCGGCAGGTGGGCCTCTACGACAGCGTGTGGGCCGTGATCATCATCTTCACGGTCATCCAGAGCGCCTTCGGGACCTATCTCCTGGCCTCGGTCTACGGGACGTTCCCGAAGGAGCTGCTGGAGGCGGCGTCGCTCGACGGCGCGAGCCGCTGGCAGATCCTGTGGCGCGTGATCTTCCCGATCTCGCGGCCCACACTGAGTGTGCTGCTGATCTTCTTCTTCATCTGGACGTGGAACGAGTTCCTGATCCCGCTGACGTTCCTCGTGGGCAACGACAACCAGACCGTGCCCGTGGCCATCACGGTGCTGCAGGGCGACCGCCTCATGGACGTCACCACCACCAGCGCCTCCGCCCTCCTCGGGCTCCTTCCCACGCTCATCTTCTTCCTCATCTTCCAGCGCACCCTCACCCGGGGCATCACGGCAGGAGCAGTCAAGTAACCATGAAATTCACCGACGGATTCTGGCATGCCCGCCCCGGCGTCGACGCGCAGTACGCGCAGGAGGCCTACGACATCGAGGCGGTGGACTACCGGCGCCTCGTCGTCTCCGCTCCGACGAAGGTCATCGAGCGGCGCGGTGACACGCTCAACCGGGCCCTGCTGACGGTCACCCTCAGCACACCGCTCGACGGCGTGATCGGCGTGCGCATCGAGAACCACCGCGGTGACACCCCGCACCGGGGCTTCGAGCTCGTCGGAGCGGTGGAGGGACTCGGTGCGGCGAAGGCGGACGACGACGGCGGTGTCCTCACCGCGGGCGGACTCACCGCGCGCATCAGCAGGGGGGCGCCCTGGAACCTCACCTTCGAGGCGGACGGCCGGACCCTCACGTCCAGTGGCCCCAAGTCCGTGGGCCGGATGGGCCTCGCGCCGGATGCCCCCGTGACCACCGAGCCCGCCGGCGTCGCGGGGGTGTCGACGACGGGACGCGCGCCGTCGTCGTCGTACCTTCACGCCCAGCTCTCCCTCGGCGTCGGCGAGCTGGTGTACGGCCTGGGGGAGCGCTTCGGGCCGCTCGTGAAGAACGGGCAGACCGTGGACATCTGGAACGCCGACGGCGGCACGTCCAGCGAGCAGTCGTACAAGAACGTGCCGTTCTACCTCACCAACCGCGGGTACGGGGTGTTCGTGAACCACCCCGAGCACGTGTCCTTCGAGGTGGGGTCCGAGTCCGTGGAACGCGTGCAGTTCGCGGTGCCGGGCGAGACGCTCGAGTACTTCGTCATCCAGGGGCCCACGCCGGCGGACATCCTCGAGCGCTACACGCGCCTGACGGGTCGGCCTGCGCAGGTGCCGGCCTGGTCCTACGGTCTGTGGCTGTCCACGAGCTTCACCACCGACTACGACGAGGCGACGGTGACGCACTTCGTCGACGGTATGGTGGAGCGGGACCTCCCGCTCAGCGTCTTCCACTTCGACTGCTTCTGGATGCGCGAGTTCAACTGGACGGACTTCGAGTGGGATCCGCGGGTCTTCCCCGATCCGGAGGGCATGCTCGAGCGGCTGCACGGCAAGGGACTGCGGGTCAGTGCCTGGGTCAACCCGTACATCGGGCAGCGGTCGAAGCTCTTCGACGAGGCCGCGCAGGCCGGCTACCTCGTGCGGCGCGACGACGGCACGGTCTGGCAGTGGGACCTGTGGCAGGCGGGCATGGGCCTCGTGGACTTCACCAACCCCGACGCGACCGCCTGGTTCCAGGGCAAGATCCGCACACTGCTCGGCCAGGGCGTGGACGCCATCAAGACGGACTTCGGCGAGCGCATCCCGCTGGGTGTGCAGTGGCACGACGGCACGCCGGCGGAGACCATGCACAACCTCTACCCGCAGCTCTACAACCGGGCCGTGTTCGATGTCCTGGAGGAGGTCCGGGGAACGGGGGAGGCCGTCCTCTTCGCACGCTCGGCGACCGCCGGCGGCCAGCAGATGCCGGTGCACTGGGGCGGCGACAACTCGTCGTCCTTCGAGTCCATGGCAGAGACGCTCCGTGGCGGGCTCTCGCTCGCCCTGAGCGGCTTCGGGTACTGGAGCCATGACATCGGCGGGTTCGAGGGCTCACCCGACCCGGCCGTGTTCAAGCGGTGGCTCGCGTTCGGCCTGCTCTCGAGCCACTCGCGCCTGCACGGCTCCACCAGCTACCGCGTGCCGTGGGCCTTCGACACGGGGGACGAGCCCGAAGGGCAGAGTGCCGTCGACGTCACGCGGACCTTCGCCCGGCTCAAGCTCTCCCTCATGCCGTACCTCTACGGCGTCGGCCTGCAGGCACACAGCACGGGGACACCCTTCATGCGGCCCATGCAGCTCGCCTTCCCGGACGATCCCGCGGTCGCGCACCTCGACCGGCAGTACATGCTCGGGCCCGACCTGCTCGTGGCCCCCGTGTTCTCCGCGGACGGTGCCGTGGAGTACTACCTTCCTGGCGGGACGTGGACGCATCTGCTCACGGGCGAGCTGGTCGACGGCGGCGGATGGCGGCGGGAGACGCACGGCTTCGACAGCCTGCCCCTGTGGGTGCGGGAGGGCACGGTCCTCGTCACCGGAAGCAGCGACGCCGCCCGGCAGGTCCCCGACTACGACTACCTCGACGACCCGCTGGTCACCGTCTACCCCGGCACGGCCGACGGTGCCTCGGCCCGTGTGGTCACCCCGTCGGGGTCCGAGGGCGAGTTCCGGGTGTCCCGATCCGCGGCCGGCTACCGTGTCACGGGCCCGGAGGGGGTCGTCTTCCGTGCATGCCTCGCCGGGGGTGGGCAGGAACGGTCCGACGGCGGTGTCGTGGTCCTGGAGGGCTGACCGGCGGCCAGTAGCATCGAGGGGTGAAACCGTTCCTCCTGCTGGGTACCCGTGCCGAGAACTATGCGGCCGAGGCCGAATACCGGAGCTTCCTGCGCTACGGCGGCCTCGCCGAGGGTGAGCTGCGCCGTATCCGCGTGGAAGCGGAGCCGCTGCCAGAGCTCGACCTCGCGGACTACTCCGGCATCTTCCTCGGCGGGAGCCCTTTCAACTCCTCGGATCCCCAGGAGTCGAAGAGCGAGGTCCAGGTGCGTGTGGAGCGTGAGCTCGGCCTGCTGCTGGACCGCGTGGTCGCGACCGACTAACCCGTTCTTCGGTGCCTGCTACGGCGTCGGGACCCTGGGCCGCCACCAGGGTGCTGTCATCGACGGCACCTACGCGGAACCGGTCGGCTCCGTCGAGGTCACACTGACCGGGCACGGCGTCGCGGACCCGTTGCTCGCCGGCCTGCCGTCGTCGTTCGCCGCCTATGTGGGGCACAAGGAGGCCTGTGCCTCGTTGCCGGCGTCGGCGGTGCTGCTGGCGTCGTCGGCCACGTGTCCGGTGCAGATGTTCCGTGTGGGGCAGAACGTGTACGCCACGCAGTTCCATCCGGAACTCGACGTCGAGGCGCTCGTGGGACGCATCAGCACCTACCGCCATGCAGGGTACTTCCCGCCCGAGGAGGCCGACGAGTACATGGCCCGGGCGCGAGCCACGGTGGTGGACCAGCCCGAGCTGATCCTGCGGGCGTTCGTCAAGCGGTACGCGCGGGAGTAGAGCGGGGCGTTACGGGGACGGGTGCTGTCCCAGCCGGGGCGCGGTCCTGGGGTCGGGGTCTGGTGTCCGTGCCCGGCGGCCGCTGCCGGTAGGCGCCCGATCTCCCATGCCTGCGCTGATCCTGTCCCAAACCTGCGGGTCAGGTGCGAGAGCGGCACCCTACGATCGGAGGGTGGGGGATCAGCGATGGTGACGGCGGCAGACCGTGCGCGGGAGGCACGGCAGGAACAGGCCTTGCAGGCGGTACGGGCGGCGGAACGGGCCGAGCAGCTGCGGGCCGAGCTGACCCAGGCACGGATCGAACTCGAGTTCTTCGAGCGTCGGCCGGCACAGGGGACGAAGCGCAGCGCATCACCTGCCGCCCAGGACTCCGATCGCAGGAACGTCCGGCGTGGTCGCACGTCGACGCGGGGTGTCGTCGTCGGGCTCTGGTTCATCGTGTTCTACCTGCTGCTCGTCGCCCTCGCCAACGGGACCCCTGATGGTGCAGCTTCAGCGGACTCCTCACAATCGACTTCTTCGGCCGTCGCAGCGCTCCCGACCGGTTCCAGCGTCCCGCCGCTCGCCGGTGCGCCGGGGGCGTCCGCGTTCGCCGTTGCCGGCCCCTCGATCGTCCTCGCACTCCCGACCGTCCCAAGGACCGCCCGGCCCCCAGCCGCCCCCGTCCGCTGACGCCGTCAGCGCCTCCCGTCACCCCGTACCGCTCGCCGCCCACCGTACGTCACCCCGTACCGCTCGCCGCCCACCGTCCGTCGCCGATGGTCGGGACGGACGCCGTCGGACTGTCACTGCCTAATCCGTGCCTGTCCCGCGTCGGTGCCGCGCTGTACTGTCGAGGAAACAGGCGCAGGGCGACACGGAAGAGGTAGCTGTCATCGGTTCCAGCATGAGCACCAGACCGGCGTCCCGCACGGTTCCCGTCATCCCCGCTCCGGGCGAGAAGCGTCATCACCAGGTGCTCGTCATCGGTGGCGGCAACGCAGGAGTCTCCCTCGCCGGGCGTCTTCGCCGCTACCGGGTGAAGGACATCGCGGTGATCGAGCCGCGCACCCGTCATCTGTACCAGCCCCTGTTCTCCCACGTCGCCGGTGGAACCGCCGACGCCTTCGACGCCGTACGGCTGCAGTCCGCCGTCATGCCGAAGGGAGTCACCTGGATCCAGGACAAGGCCACCGACGTCAGCACGGACTCCAGGACTGTGCTGCTGGAGTCGGGATCGGCTGTGACGTACGACCACCTCGTGGTCTGCCCCGGCATCCAGAACGACTGGACCGCCATCCCCGGCCTGAAGGAGGCGATGGAAGGGCCGCACGGCGCCTCGAACTACGAGTACGAGCTGGCGCCGAAGGCCTGGAAGCTCTTCAGGGACCTGACCCACGGAACCGTCGTCTTCACGCAGCCG
This genomic interval from Arthrobacter agilis contains the following:
- a CDS encoding carbohydrate ABC transporter permease; translation: MAIATRSKERPARPTTSLIPGSSRNSFWFYLLPGLALLTLIIVVPLLWNIYLTFTSYRGIRPPEFIGLENWVELFGDTTFWTSFRNSVAMIIAMVVVPTVLGLVLAAMLFDLIGRKFGGHLASFLRATYYLPQILPGVIAAIVIGWILRPENGALNQVLAAVGLGGLQGNWLGDPDTALPSIMVIMVWVQLGYPVVIFMAALQRVDPELYEAAELDGANWFQRFRAITVSIIRPEIFVVTLTCAIAALKVFGPIYALTGGGPGTSTIVPAYYAYSEFFQSQQVGYGATIATALTVVIAVVSIIFVLVQTRLERNEEAR
- a CDS encoding ABC transporter substrate-binding protein codes for the protein MKKSRMILGAAFTAAALALSGCAGSGPDAQSGSGGEGDTLKLWHFESETSAMGIAWAEAIKVFEEETGATVEFEERSFEQIRSTASQVLNSDEAPDLLEYNKGNATAGLLSSQGLLSNLDDAVEQYGWDDKLAPSLQTTAKYDEQGIMGSGSWFGVPNYGEFVEVYYNKDMFAEAGLEVPTTLDEFEDVLQKFSDQGVTPLAESAAEYPLGQLWYQLALTQADRGWVEDYQLYKNPVDWQGEEVSFATDTVKDWTDKGYISTNSTGSTAEDAGTAFINGTNPIFVSGSWWHNRFTTEATGFDWGTFLFPGADLAPGSAGNMWAVPETAANKELAYKFIDITMRPEIQNLIGNNGGVPVAADPADITDEKSSELIANFNELTEKDGIAFYPDWPTPTFYDELNAGLQELLNGTKTPEEFQQQVGDQYQSGVDDIVG
- a CDS encoding carbohydrate ABC transporter permease; protein product: MAVPTLTREAVQEPPRQRRRSGRARRTAGDWVILAVAVLIGLLIAVPFLLILANSFKSPADYATGGPLSLPSALSFDGITAFWERVDFPRKLWNSFFISGVVAVLAVGISMFNAFALGIGRVRGRTWLVLLILLANMLPQEVLLYPLYFMFRQVGLYDSVWAVIIIFTVIQSAFGTYLLASVYGTFPKELLEAASLDGASRWQILWRVIFPISRPTLSVLLIFFFIWTWNEFLIPLTFLVGNDNQTVPVAITVLQGDRLMDVTTTSASALLGLLPTLIFFLIFQRTLTRGITAGAVK
- a CDS encoding MDR family MFS transporter, which encodes MATHSTKARTTVVPEPQPAAASHHGAGEPMTHKQILQALTGLLAGLFTAILSSTIVANALPTIMSDLNGSQTDFAWVITAALLANAATTPIWGKFADLFDKKVLVQASIVIFVAGSVLAGFAESIPLLLTARVIQGVAMGGLTALAQAIIGTIIAPRERGRYSGYMGGVMAVATAGGPLLGGFIVDSPLGWRWTFFVCVPLAIIALVLLQVTLKLPDTRRKARIDWLGSILLTAGVSLLLIWVSFAGKEGYYEWFSRETALMVGGSVILLALLLLVESKVAEPVIPLKIISQRTTALAIIASVAVGIALFASSSYLGQYYQVARGATPTEAGLLTLPMIAGNLLGSIGAGQLVTKYGKWKRYLIAGSLFLIAGLGFAGTIDHETALWLVGIYTFVFGLGLGLMLQNLVLAVQNTVAVKDIGSASASVAFFRSMGGAAGVAVLGAILGTQVESKTTEGLAAAGIPTTGGAAGGSLDLVDLPAPIAEIVRAAYGDSTAMIFQITAVIALVALICVLFIKESPLRRTVDFAQAAPAGPAASMSPAATGTSPAVAGAQPAAGAAEDAGADTGRRSPEPSDVVAVQPSHGRHSAGPVAISKADVDRVVQELSELDAELSDRADANR
- a CDS encoding MarR family winged helix-turn-helix transcriptional regulator — protein: MSVAQHTAAELVHHIFDLQRALRGVTAAGMKYSELGPAHTGVLFFIGEGGPMRASALAGRLGIGPSALSRQLADLEQYGFVVRSPDPQDGRACLLSLSEEGQKYLAETYERRAETLREILSDWTEGEAEAASSSVQHLTAALRSAAHPHGAASSGSTDPTRAPRTTAHRTGNDGRHHLDPMSEIMKEER
- a CDS encoding LacI family DNA-binding transcriptional regulator, which encodes MANIHDVARVAGVSISTVSYALSGKRPIGEKTRLRIDQAVRELDYMPNAAGRMLAGTRTRIFALTAPLRSDTYTPAHMAFVLAVATAARQYDYDVLLLTEDEATDGLRRVSSSRLVDGIIVLDVSINDERADLVRALGVPAALIGVPGNAEGLVCVDLDFEAAAALAVDRLVDAGHASLALLGHPQAVYERGSNFPTRFRDGFLRRASERGVDARFSMMEKDAPDVRSALFGVLDADPAPTGLVVHAEEGVHKVVLEAIAGRGLSVPRDLSVIAGVPTFDTSGFTPPLDSIPLIPADTCTRAVELAVRQLDGTVAPRVELVAPTYREHGSVAAPRRGS